TGCGCCTCGAAGCGATCGCCCTGCCCCTGGTCCGCCTCGCGCTGACGGAGGACCTCGGGGGAGGGGACGCGACAACCGACGCGGTCGTTGACGAAAGCGCCGCCGGGCGCGCCCACATCGAGGCGAAGCAGGAAGGGGTCCTCGCGGGCACCGAGGTGGCCGCGCTCGCGTTTCGGGAGCTGGACCCTGCGGCGAAGGTGGAGTGGCTGATCGCGGAAGGGGGCGCGCTCTTGAAGGGCGCGCGCGTGGCGACGATCGCGGCGAAGGCGCGCGCGATCCTGAGCGCCGAGCGGGTCGCGCTCAACTTCCTCCAGCATCTCTCCGGCATCGCCACGCTCGCCCGGGCCTACGTGAAGGCGGTGGAGGGGACCGGCGTGAGGATCCTCGACACGCGGAAGACGACCCCGGGACTTCGATTCCTCGAGAAGCACGCCGCGCTCGCCGGCGGGGCGGGGAACCACCGATTCGGGCTCTTCGACGCGGTCATGATCAAGGAGAACCACATTCGGGCATCGGGAGGAATGAAGCAGGCGGTCGAGCGCGCGCGAAAGACGGCGGACGGGCTCCAGATCATCGTGGAGGCGAGGACCCCGGAAGAGGCGCTGGACGCCGCGGAGCTGAAACCGGACCGGATCCTGCTCGACAATTTCACGCCGAGCGCGCTCGTCACGGTCTTGAGGCGGCTGCGCGGCGGGCCCGAGATCGAGGTGTCGGGCGGGATCCGGCTCGCGAACGTCCGCGACTTTGCCGTTCCCGGCGTGAGCTATATCTCGGTCGGGGCGATCACCCATTCGGCCCCCGCGCTGGACCTCTCACTCGTGATGGACGATATGAAGGCGGGGAAATGATCGGGCGCGTGCCGGTGGAGCGACACTCGTCGATCGGCTCCACCAACGACGAAGCGTTCCGGCGCGCGGACGAGGGCGCCCCGGAAGGGCTCGTCGTGGTGGCGCGGGTCCAGACCGCGGGACGCGGCCGTCAGGGACGCTCCTGGTGGGACGCGCCGGGTGCCTCGCTCCTCTTCTCGGTGCTGCTCCGACCCTCGATCCCTCTCGCCCAGTGCCCGCTTCTCGCGCTCGCGCTCGCCTGTTCCGTGGCGGACGCGGGAACCGAGGCGACCGGGGCAACACTCGGGATCAAGTGGCCAAACGACGTGCTCCACGACGGACGAAAGCTCTGCGGCGTCCTGGCCGAGTCCCGGGTTTCGGGAGCCTCGTCGACCAAGCGCCCGGCCGTCGTGATCGGGGCCGGCGTGAACGTGAATCAAACGGCGGAAGATTTCCCCGCCGAGCTTCGTGGGAGCGCTACCTCCCTCCGGATCGCGGGCGGCGGGAACCCCCTACGCCCGGACGACCTTCTTCCGGCGATTCTCGTCCAGCTCGAACGCTATGCCGCGCTCGCCGCCTCGGGCGACGGCGCGGGGCTCTGGCGCGAGGTGGCGGGCCGGCTGCCGAAGCCGGGCTCCGAGGTGACGGTCGTGAGCGGGGGCCGCCGGATCGAGGGCGTCGTCGAGGGAATCACCGAGAGCGGAGCGCTCTGGCTTCGGGAGCCCGGCCGCGCCGAGGCGACCGTGGTCTCGGCCGGGGAGCTGGCGTGAAGTGCCCTTCCTGCGGCCACCTCGAGGACAAGGTGATCGACTCCCGTTCCGCAAAGGAGGGGCAGGCGATCCGCCGCCGCCGCGAGTGTCTCCAGTGCCGCAGGCGATTCACGACCTATGAGACGGTCGAGACGACCCCGCTCCTCGTGATCAAGAAGGACGGCAGGCGCGAGTCGTTCAGCCGCGAGAAGATCCTGAACGGGCTCCTGCGCGCCTGCGAGAAGCGGCCGATCGCCGCCGAGCGGCTCCACTCGATCGTCGACGGGCTGGAGGCGGATCTCCTCCGCCAGGGCCTGGACGAGGTCAAGTCGAGCGAGATCGGCGAGCGCGTGATGGAGGCCCTCCACGAGCTGGACGAGGTGGCGTACGTCCGGTTCGCCTCGGTCTACCGCCACTTCAAGGATCTGAACCAGTTCCTGGAAGAGCTGCGGTCCCTTCTCAAGTGATCCCGCCCTCGGAGGCCACAGCGGCCGCAAGCGACACGCCGATGTCGTTCCTCGACCATCTCGAGGAGCTGCGGCGCTCGATCATCCGCGCGTTCTTCGTCGCGATCGTGCTCGTGGCGGCGGCCTGGTTCTTCTCGGACCGCCTTCTCGAGGCGCTCATCACGCTCCTGGTGCCCGGGCAGCGGGTGCTGGCGCTGGCGCCGGCGGAGGCATTCTCGGCGCGCATCAACGTGGCGATCTGGACCGGCGGCCTCCTCGCGGTCCCGTATCTGATGTACGAGGTGTGGCGCTTCGTCGCCCCGGGCCTGAAGCGCCGGGAGCGGCGCTTCGCCGTGCCGTGGATGGTCGCGTCGTCGGTCCTCCTCTACAGCGGCATCGCGTTCGCCCTCCAGCTCCTCCTCCCGGTGCTGATGGGGATGCTCGCTTCCTACGCGACGCCGCACGTCGAGGCGCGCACGTCCCTGACCGCGCTCCTCTCCTTCGCGATCCAGCTCGCGGCCGGGTGCGGCCTCCTCTTCCAGCTGCCCCTGGTGCTCTGCCTTCTGGTCTGGTTCGGCATCGTGTCGCCCGGGACGCTCGCGCGCGCTTGGCGGCACGCGGTCTTCTTCATCGCGCTGGGCGCCGCGATCATCACGCCCGGGGACGGGCCCTCGATGCTCGTGCTCGCCGCGCCGCTCGTGGTGCTCTATTTTCTGAGCGTCCTGGTGGCGACGGCCCTCTGGAAGATTCGCGGCCACGGACGGGCCAAGGACGCGGAGGGTACCTAGATGCTTCTGGCGATCGATATCGGGAACACCGAGGTCACGATGGGTCTCTTCGACGGGACCGACCTCCGCCGGTCGTTCCGCGTTTCGAGCGAGACGCGGCGGACGGCGGACGAGGTCGAGCTGCTCCTCCGGCAAGCGTTCCCCGAGCTGGGGGACCGGAAATCGCGCGCGATCGCAAGAGCGGGGGCCCAGGGCATGGCTCCACTCCGCGAAGACGCCCAGGGTCACGCCGCCATCGTGGGCTCGGTCGTGCCCGCCCAGACGCCGATCTACCTCGATGCGGCGAAGCGGATGACCTTGGGTGAGCCGCTCCTCGTGACCGCCGCGACGACGGCGCGCGTGAAGATCGAGTACCGGGACCCCGAGTCGGCGGGGGCGGACCGGATCGCGAACGCTGCCGCCATCGTGGTCGACTTCGGGACCGCGACCACGTTCGACGTGCTCTTGAAGGGGCGACGCTACCGGGGCGGCGTGATCGCGCCCGGCATCCTGACCGGCGCCGAGCACTTGGTCCGGCGCGCCGCCCGGCTGAGCGCCTTCGAGCTCAAGCCCCCGCGCCGCGTCGTGGGCCGGAATACCGAGGAGAGCCTCCAGTCCGGCGTCTTCTACGGGGCGGTCGGCCAGGTTGACGCTATCGTCCGGCGGATCGCGGCCGAGGAGAAGATCCAGCCCAAGGTGATCGCCACCGGCGGTCTGGCGGCGGCGATCGCGGCCCACTCGGAGACGATTCAAGAAGTCGATCCCGACCTGACCCTGCACGGACTTCGCCTGATCCATCACCGCCACGGGCCGCGCCATGGGCAGAGCCACGGGCGGGGCCACGGGCCGCGCAAGCCCAAGCCGCGGCGCCAATAAGGGGAAGCCCCCGCTCCAAAATGCCTAGTTGCGCGTCCCGTTCGATTCGGCTACATTTGGGCTCTTAGCACTCTCAAGCTTTCAGTGCCAAACGCGGCGCCGTCCGGCCCCGCATTTCGGAAACGTCAAGAGGGGGAGCAATTCCATGGCAAAGCAGTTGCTGTTTAATTCCGCGGCGCGCGACGCGTTGCTGCGGGGCGTCGACAAGCTCGCGAACACCGTCCGGGTGACGCTCGGACCCAAGGGTCGAAACGTCGTTCTGGACAAGAAATTCGGCGCTCCGACGATCACGAACGACGGCGTCACGATCGCGAAGGAGATCGAGCTTCAGGATCCCTACGAGAACATGGGCGCGCAGATGGCCAAGGAAGTCGCGACGAAGACGCAGGATGTCTCGGGCGACGGAACGACCACTGCGACCGTGCTGACGCAGGCGATTCTGCATCTGGGTCTCCGCCACGTCGCCTCCGGCGCCAATCCCATGTTCCTGAAGCGTGGCATCGATCGCGCCGTGCAGGCCGTGACGGCCGAGCTCAAGAAGATGTCGAAGCCGATCAAGACCCCCGCCGAGATCGCGCAGGTCGCGACCATCTCCGCGAACAACGACCCGGAGACCGGGAAGCTGATCGCGGATGCCATGGACAAGGTGGGGAAGGACGGCGTCATCACGGTCGAGGAGGCGAAGAGCCTCGACACGTCGCTCGAGGTCGTCGAGGGTCTTCAGTTCGACCGGGGCTACCTGTCGCCCTATTTCGTGACGGATCCCGAGCGGATGGAGGCGGTGCTCGAGGACGCGGTGATTTTGATCCACGACAAGAAGATCGCGTCGATCAAGGACATCCTGCCGATCCTCGAGAAGGTGTCGCAGACCGGTAAACCCCTGCTCATCATCGCCGAGGACATCGAGGGCGAGGCCCTGGCGACCCTCGTCGTGAACAAGCTGCGCGGAATTCTCGCGACGTGCGCGGTCAAGGCGCCCGGCTTCGGGGATCGCCGCCGCGCCATGCTCGAGGACATCGCGATCGTGACGGGCGGGCGTCTCATCACCGAGGAAGTCGGGTTCAAGCTCGAGAACGTCGTGCTGGGCGATCTCGGCAAGGCCAAGCGCATCGTGGTCGACAAGGACAATGCGACCATCGTGGAGGGCGCGGGCAAGAAGACGGAGATCAAGGCCCGCGTCGACCAGCTCAAGAAGGAGATCGAGGACTCGACCTCCGACTACGACAAGGAAAAGCTCCAGGAGCGCCTGGCCAAGCTCGCCGGGGGTGTCGCGGTGATTCACGTCGGCGCGGCGACCGAGATCGAGCTGAAGGAGAAGAAGGCGCGTGTCGAGGACGCCCTCGCGGCGACGAAGTCGGCCGTCGAGGAGGGGATCGTGCCGGGCGGCGGTGTCGCGCTGCTCCGGGCGCAGGCCGCGCTGGCCAAGCTCGAAGCGAGCGGCGACGAGAAGTCGGGAATCGACATCATCTCGACAGCGCTGGAATCGCCCGCCAGGACGATCGCGTACAACGCGGGCGCCGAGGGATCGATTGTCGTCGAGAAGATCCGGGCCCAGAAGGGCTCGGTCGGATACAACGCGGCGACCGGGGAGTACGAGGATCTGGTCGTGGCGGGGATCGTCGATCCGACCAAGGTGGCGCGCTCCGCGCTCCAGCACGCCTCGAGCATTGCCTCGCTCCTGCTCACGACCGAGGCGATCGTGACGGATATCCCGGAGGAGGAGAAGGCTCCGCCGGGGATGCCGGGCGGCGGGATGGAGTAGCAGCCGATCCCGGCCGGCTGAATTCTGGGAATATTTGGGGGCTGCCGGGGCGTATTACCCGACAGCCCCTTCAGTTTTTCGGGCTTCGTGCCGATCCAAATGTCACGGCCCGCGCCGCTTTCGGCCTCTAGGGAATGCCTTGGTCCGATCCGACCACGGCCGTATCCTCGGGCGCCGGAACAGATACGACACCAAGGAGAATGAGTTGAGCTTCGAGACGCTGGCCGTCACCCCGCAAGAGCTGGTGCTGCGCAAGAGCGCGCCGATTGCCCCGTATACCACGCTCGGCATCGGCGGTCCCGCGGACGTTCTGACCGAGGTCTACACCGAGAAGGCGCTGCAGCAGGTCGTGAGCGAGGCGGTCCGGACCGGGACCAAGTGGCTCCTGATCGGCGGCGGCTCGAACCTCCTCGTCGGCGACACCGGATTCCGCGGGGTCGTGATCGTGAACAAGATCGAGCACATGAACGTGAAGGGGACGCGCATCGTGGCCGGCGCCGGAGCCGATCTGGGCGAGCTGGTCGAGGCGGCCCGCGAACATTCGCTCTCCGGCCTCGAATTCGCGATCGACATTCCCGGCACCGTCGGCGGCGCCGTGCGCGGCAACGCCGGCGCCTTCGGGCGCGCGGTGGGCGACATCATCACCCGCATCCGGGTCCTCGAGGGAACGAAGCTCGTCGACCGGACTCCGGCCGAGCTGGGCTTCGCGTATCGCCACAGCAAGCTCAAGGAGAACTCCGATATCGTGGTGGAAGCCGAGTTCGTGCTCAAGCAAGGCGACCGCGCCGAGATGGATCGCATCATGGGGCAGCACGCCGCGCAGCGCGCCCGGCGCCAGGAAAAGGGGCTACACACCGCCGGGTGCTTCTTCAAGAACCCGGTGCTCCCCGACGGAACCAAGATCGCCGCGGGGCAACTCTTAGAGGCGGCCGGCGCGAAGGAGATTCGCGACGGCGGGGCAGGGGTACACACCTACCACGCCAACTACATCGTGAATAAGGGCGGCGCCACCGCCCACGAAATCCTCCGCGTCGCGAAGGAGATGAAGCGACGCGTCGAGGAGGCGAACGGCATCACGCTCGAGGAAGAGGTGATGGTGGTCGTCGATCCCCCGAGCGCGGGAGCCGTCTAGCACTCCGCACGTCCGCCCGCGGCCCCTGGATCACCCTCGGCCGAGACACATCAAGGCAGCCCGCATCCGTTCCTCCAACGTGACGCCATGAAGGTTCGCTGCAATCGCCGCTGCGCGACGTGCCTGGTCGGCTCGGCATCCGAGGTTTTGTAATCCAGCCAACACGTCGCGGACCTGCCCCCGGGCAGCGCACTCCTTCTCCAACGCTGCACGCTCCCTGGCATCGGTCCCTTCCAACATGCCCCGGGGCATGTTGAGCGCGGCCCGCGCCCGTGCTTCCGCCACGTTCCGCGCCCGTGATTCCGCTACGTTCCGCGCCCGTGATTCCGCCGCCGCGAGTCGCGCCTCATGACGCTTCTGGCTCATGAACCCCGCCCCGAACATGCGCTCCGCCTCGTACTGATTGTGCGCGCGGCAGCGGAGCCGCATCCCCTCTACCGTGGCCCGTCCCCCTCGCGCCACCGGGTCGATATGATCGAACTCGAGCAATCGCCGCGACTCGCAGCGGTGGCCCGCCGCACCGACGAAGGTGCATTGGCCCTGGTCCCGCTCCCAGACGGCACGCCGGACCTGCGCCGGGATGTAGCGGTCGCGGGCGGGCGCTCCCCGCCGGGAAGGAACCCGCTGCCTCGAGTGCTGGCGCGTTCCGGCTGCGGGGAGTGCAGTCGGTTCGGGGGCGGTCAGCTTCGGCCGCCGGCGAGTGCCGGCCCCGACCTTTCGTTTCTCGAGGTCAACGATCAGGGCATCGAGTGCCCGGTCGAGCACCTGAGCGACATCCCTCGACGGAACGGCATGGCTGAGCAAGTCCTGGGCGTAGCGGAGCTTGTCCCGCGTGCTCTTCCCGATCGTGAGCTTGAGAAAGAAACTCTCGGCCGTAGCGGAGACCTCCGCGTGCGAATCGCCAACATGCCCCAGGGCATGTGCGGGGTCGACGCCGCCGCCAGCCGTGAAAGCGTCACCATCAACATGCCCCGGGGCATGTTGATGTAGGACATCTCCTACATGCGCTGGCACACACTCGGGGACGACGACCGGGATGGCACCCACCATCGCCGGCAGTCCCAGCTTCGGGAAGAGGCGGGCCAGCAGTTCCTCGATCTCGGCCTTCCGCCGATGGGTCGCCGCCTCCATCAGCCATTCGGCGCTCTCCACCGTTAGATGCGGAGCCAAGAGGCATACCGCGGCCAGGTGTAGCCGCCCGTCAGCCAGCGCGTCGAACAAGGCCGGGAACTGCCGAGCGGCCCGGGCCGCCTGGATCCGCTTCGAGGCCGCGTCCTCGGACAAGCGCAGCTCCCCGACACAGTAGGCATGCATGGAGGGGTAGCCTGCCGGCGCGTACAGCCGCCGTGCATCGACCTCGGCGATATGGGCGAGGACCACGGCCGTGGTCACGCGATCGTGGGCGATGAGCGCCGCCAGATCGCTAAGGAGAACGGTGTCGCTGAGATGGGTCAACGAGAAGTCGCGCATGAGAACACCTGCTCACGGGGCATCTCCTTCAAACTGCCTGGATCACAAACCAGGCTTTGATGGGGGTGCTCGTTTTATATCACGACACATTTCGTCGGCCGCAGAGGCTCGCAGCGCACGCGTGGGAGGGCAGGGAGTCTTTTGCGATTCCGGGTTCAGAATCGCTCTCGCTGTGACACGCACGGGGATGTGCCGGTGCCTCCGGTTGGGGCCGCGGAAGTTCGGTGATGTGACCTCCAAAACCCGTCAACAAAATTCTTCGTGTCCTGCTGAAGAATTTAGAAAATTCCTCGTCCTCTTCTCGAATCCACGACGTTCGGGTAGGATCCCGGCTCCATGAGGAGCGAGCGGGACTACGTCCTCGGCACCCATGACGAAGAGATCGAGCGCCTCGCACTCCAGAATCGCGTCTGGCGTCCGCGGACCCTCGACGCTTGGCGTCGTGCCGGGTTCACGGTCGGGCAGACACTGATCGACATCGGATGCGGTCCGGGGTACGCGTCGATCGATCTCGCGGAGATCGTCGGCCGCTCGGGCAAGATCGTCGCGATCGACCGGTCGCGGAGATTTCTGGACGCCCTCGAGTCGTCCCGCGAGCGGCTCTCGCTTCCTCAGATCGAGCCGCACGAGCTGGACCTGGACGAATCGCCGCTGCCTCAAATTCAAGCCGACGGAGCCTGGTCGCGCTGGGTCTTCGCGTTCGTCAAACGGCCGCGCGAGCTTCTGGAGCGCGTCGCCAAGCGGCTGAAGCCCGGGGCCCCCTGGGTGCTCTACGAGTACTTCCAGTATTCGACCTGGCAATTCGCGCCCCGCTCTCCCGTGATGGACGAGTTCGTCCGCGCCGTGATGGAGAGCTGGCGGGCCGCGGGAGGCGAGCCGGACATCGGCCTCGATCTGCCCCGTTGGCTCGAAGAGGTGGGGTTCGAGCTCAGGCAGCTCCGTCCCATCATCGACGTGGTCACGCCGAAGAGCTACGCGTGGGAGTGGCCGAAAGCCTTCGAGCAGGTGGGGCTGGATCGGCTGATCGACCTGGGCGCAGTAACCAAGGAGCGCGCCCGGACCATGGCGCAGGAATTCGCCGCGCGGAGCGCTGACCCGAACTCCCTCGTGATCGCGCCAGCCGTCCTCGAGATCATCGCCGTTCGGCGCTGAGGCAGGCGAATCGCAGCGCGCCATCAGGCGCTGAGGGGCGCCTCATAAGCCTAGCCACCCGCCCCTTGAAAGCGCCCACCCGCCTCGCCCCTTGAAAGCGCCCCCGCCCACCCCGCCCCTTGACGCCCGTTCGTCCGCCCCGTTAACGTCGGGGGCTATGGCGGAGATAGAACCCAGCAAGCGGCTTCAGGTCCTGCCGCGATACCTCTTTGCGGAGCTGGAGCGAAAGCGCCGAGACGCGGAGTCCGCGGGACGCGAGGTCTTCGATCTGTCGATCGGGGACCCCGACCTTCCTACGCCCCAGCCGATCCTCGATCAGCTCGCGGTGGCGGCCGTCGCGCCCCAGAATCACCGGTATCCGACCAGCGCGGGACTCCTCGAGGTGCGGTCGCGCATCGCGCAGTGGTTTCAGAAGCGCTACGGCGTATCGGTCGACCCGGCACGGGAGGTCGCGATCCTGATCGGGTCGAAGGAGGGGATCGGACATTTTCCGCTCGCGATCTTGAATCCCGGCGATGAGGCCTTGGTGCCCGATCCGGGCTATCCGGTCTACACGGCGGGGACCGTGTTCGCGGGAGCGACCCCGGTGCGCTTCCCGCTCCAGGAGGAGCAGGGATTCGTGCCCAAGATCTCGGACCTGGACCGGCTCGTGACCGACAAGACCCGCCTCGTGTTCGTGAACTATCCGAACAATCCCACCGGCGCGACCGCCCCGCTCGAGTTCTACAGTCTTCTCACGGATTGGGCGGTGCGGCGTGGGCTCCTGATCGTCAGCGACGCGGCGTACTCCGATCTCTATTACGACGACGCGCCGCATTCCATCTTCGAGATCGCGGCCGCGCGCCCGCATTCGATCGAGTTTCACTCCTTCTCCAAGACCTTCAACATGACCGGATGGCGCATCGGCTTCGTCGTGGGCGCGGCCCCGCTCGTCGAGGCGTTGGTCCGCCTCAAGGCGAACGTCGACTCGGGCGCGCCGCAGGCGATCCAGCTCGCTGCCTCGTGGGGGCTCTCGGCGCTCCCAACCCATGGTCCCGCGCTCCGCGCGGTCTACAAGGAGCGGCGCGATCTCGCGCTTCAGGCGCTCCGCCGGATGGGTTGCCAAATACGCACGCCGGGCGGCGCGTTCTACCTCTGGGGGCGCGTTCCCGCCGGCGAGTCGTCGATGGACTTCGCGTCCCGGGTCTTCGAGCAGACCGGCGTGCTCTTGACGCCTGGCATCGGCTTCGGGAGCGCGGGCGAAGGTTATTTCCGGATCGCGCTCACCTGCCCGGTCGAGAGCTTCGAGCGGGCCCTCGCGAAGCTCGAGGCGCTCCAGCCCTGGAAGGCGCCCCATGCCTCCGCGTCGCCGGCCGCGCGCTAAGGCGGGCCGCGTGGTCCGCGCCGCCCCCACCGCCCGCACCGCGCGCGCCGTTCGCGCCGCTCGCGTCGCGGGGCGAGCTGCATACGACTGGCTCCGGCTGATGGGAGTGCAGGCATACGGCCACCTTGGAGTGACGTCCAAGGAGCGCGATCTGGGCCAGCGGGTCGAGGTCGACATCGAGATCGCCTACGAGGCGTCCGCGCGTCGCCGCCCCGATTCGCTCGAATCGTTCGTGGACTACGAGGACCTGGGAAAGCTCGTGCGGGCCCGGATCGAGATGTCGCGTTGCAAGCTCATCGAGACGTTGGCCGAGGAGGTCGCGCTCGCGCTACTCAAAGAGTTCCAGACGCCGCGCGTCCGGGTCCGCCTCCGGAAACTTCATATTCCGGTGGCCGGATTCAGCGGCATTCCCGAAGTGGAGATCGAGAGGGCACGGGCGTGACGCGGGTGTTCGTCGGCATCGGATCGAACCTGGGCGACCGGGAGTACCTCATCCGGAAGGCCGTCGGGGAGCTTCGCGCGCTGCCCGTGACCGCGCTTGTCCGGGTCTCGTCGCTATACGACACCGACCCGGTCGGCGAGATCGAGCAGCCGCCCTTCCTGAACGCGGTCGCCTGGCTCGAGACCGAGCTCGAAGCGCGGGCCCTCCTCTGGCAGCTCCTCCTGATCGAGCAGCGGATGGGGCGCGTCCGCGCGCAGCGCTGGGGCCCACGGTCGATCGACCTCGACCTTCTCTTCTTTGGAGACACGTCGCTCGACGAGCCCGACCTCAAGCTTCCGCACCCCGAGGCGCACCGCCGTGCGTTCGTGCTGTATCCGCTCCAGGAGCTGGATCCCGATTTCCTGCACCCCCTGACGCGCGAGCACATCCGCAAACTGATACGCCGGCTCGACCCCACTCCCTCCGTCCGCAAGGGCGGCCGTTTCTGGTACTGAGGCGGAACGCGTGACCTCGGCGCTCGGCCGCTACATCGCGATCGAAGGGGTGATCGGGGTGGGGAAGACCTCGCTCGCCAAGCTCCTGGCCGAGCGCTTCCACGCGCGGCTCGTTCTGGAAGAGCCAGAGGCGAATCCGTTCCTTCCGGATTTCTACAAGGATCCCCGGCGCTACGCGTTCCAGACGCAGATGTTCTTCCTCGTCAGCCGCTACAAGGATCTGCGCGAGCGAGTTCACCCCGATCTCTTTCACGAAGGAATCGTGGCGGACTATCTCTTCCAGAAGGATCGCATTTTCGCGAACCTGAACCTGAACGATCGGGAGCTGACGCTCTATAACGCGATCGCGCCGCAGCTCGAGGCCGAGGTCCCGACGCCCGACCTGGTCGTCTATCTCCAGGCGAGCCCCGAGGTCATCGCTCAGCGGGTGCAACAACGGGGGCGCCAGTACGAGCGGCTGATGGATCCGAAGTACACGGCGACGCTCACGGAAGCGTACAATTACTTCTTCTTCCACTATCGCGAGGCACCGCTTCTGGTGGTCAGCACCGACGAGATGAACTTCGTCGACCGCCGCTCGGACCTCGAGGATCTCATCCACCGGGTCGAGCAGCATCGCGAGGGGGTCGCCTACGTGAATCCAGGCGCGCGGGCGGGGGAGGGGCGTTGACGCCT
The window above is part of the Candidatus Eisenbacteria bacterium genome. Proteins encoded here:
- the nadC gene encoding carboxylating nicotinate-nucleotide diphosphorylase, with the protein product MRLEAIALPLVRLALTEDLGGGDATTDAVVDESAAGRAHIEAKQEGVLAGTEVAALAFRELDPAAKVEWLIAEGGALLKGARVATIAAKARAILSAERVALNFLQHLSGIATLARAYVKAVEGTGVRILDTRKTTPGLRFLEKHAALAGGAGNHRFGLFDAVMIKENHIRASGGMKQAVERARKTADGLQIIVEARTPEEALDAAELKPDRILLDNFTPSALVTVLRRLRGGPEIEVSGGIRLANVRDFAVPGVSYISVGAITHSAPALDLSLVMDDMKAGK
- the groL gene encoding chaperonin GroEL: MAKQLLFNSAARDALLRGVDKLANTVRVTLGPKGRNVVLDKKFGAPTITNDGVTIAKEIELQDPYENMGAQMAKEVATKTQDVSGDGTTTATVLTQAILHLGLRHVASGANPMFLKRGIDRAVQAVTAELKKMSKPIKTPAEIAQVATISANNDPETGKLIADAMDKVGKDGVITVEEAKSLDTSLEVVEGLQFDRGYLSPYFVTDPERMEAVLEDAVILIHDKKIASIKDILPILEKVSQTGKPLLIIAEDIEGEALATLVVNKLRGILATCAVKAPGFGDRRRAMLEDIAIVTGGRLITEEVGFKLENVVLGDLGKAKRIVVDKDNATIVEGAGKKTEIKARVDQLKKEIEDSTSDYDKEKLQERLAKLAGGVAVIHVGAATEIELKEKKARVEDALAATKSAVEEGIVPGGGVALLRAQAALAKLEASGDEKSGIDIISTALESPARTIAYNAGAEGSIVVEKIRAQKGSVGYNAATGEYEDLVVAGIVDPTKVARSALQHASSIASLLLTTEAIVTDIPEEEKAPPGMPGGGME
- a CDS encoding type III pantothenate kinase, with protein sequence MLLAIDIGNTEVTMGLFDGTDLRRSFRVSSETRRTADEVELLLRQAFPELGDRKSRAIARAGAQGMAPLREDAQGHAAIVGSVVPAQTPIYLDAAKRMTLGEPLLVTAATTARVKIEYRDPESAGADRIANAAAIVVDFGTATTFDVLLKGRRYRGGVIAPGILTGAEHLVRRAARLSAFELKPPRRVVGRNTEESLQSGVFYGAVGQVDAIVRRIAAEEKIQPKVIATGGLAAAIAAHSETIQEVDPDLTLHGLRLIHHRHGPRHGQSHGRGHGPRKPKPRRQ
- a CDS encoding biotin--[acetyl-CoA-carboxylase] ligase; translation: MIGRVPVERHSSIGSTNDEAFRRADEGAPEGLVVVARVQTAGRGRQGRSWWDAPGASLLFSVLLRPSIPLAQCPLLALALACSVADAGTEATGATLGIKWPNDVLHDGRKLCGVLAESRVSGASSTKRPAVVIGAGVNVNQTAEDFPAELRGSATSLRIAGGGNPLRPDDLLPAILVQLERYAALAASGDGAGLWREVAGRLPKPGSEVTVVSGGRRIEGVVEGITESGALWLREPGRAEATVVSAGELA
- a CDS encoding methyltransferase domain-containing protein, with amino-acid sequence MRSERDYVLGTHDEEIERLALQNRVWRPRTLDAWRRAGFTVGQTLIDIGCGPGYASIDLAEIVGRSGKIVAIDRSRRFLDALESSRERLSLPQIEPHELDLDESPLPQIQADGAWSRWVFAFVKRPRELLERVAKRLKPGAPWVLYEYFQYSTWQFAPRSPVMDEFVRAVMESWRAAGGEPDIGLDLPRWLEEVGFELRQLRPIIDVVTPKSYAWEWPKAFEQVGLDRLIDLGAVTKERARTMAQEFAARSADPNSLVIAPAVLEIIAVRR
- the murB gene encoding UDP-N-acetylmuramate dehydrogenase codes for the protein MSRRRRRLRRGCRAAGWSSSRSRPAEFWEYLGAAGAYYPTAPSVFRASCRSKCHGPRRFRPLGNALVRSDHGRILGRRNRYDTKENELSFETLAVTPQELVLRKSAPIAPYTTLGIGGPADVLTEVYTEKALQQVVSEAVRTGTKWLLIGGGSNLLVGDTGFRGVVIVNKIEHMNVKGTRIVAGAGADLGELVEAAREHSLSGLEFAIDIPGTVGGAVRGNAGAFGRAVGDIITRIRVLEGTKLVDRTPAELGFAYRHSKLKENSDIVVEAEFVLKQGDRAEMDRIMGQHAAQRARRQEKGLHTAGCFFKNPVLPDGTKIAAGQLLEAAGAKEIRDGGAGVHTYHANYIVNKGGATAHEILRVAKEMKRRVEEANGITLEEEVMVVVDPPSAGAV
- the tatC gene encoding twin-arginine translocase subunit TatC; this translates as MIPPSEATAAASDTPMSFLDHLEELRRSIIRAFFVAIVLVAAAWFFSDRLLEALITLLVPGQRVLALAPAEAFSARINVAIWTGGLLAVPYLMYEVWRFVAPGLKRRERRFAVPWMVASSVLLYSGIAFALQLLLPVLMGMLASYATPHVEARTSLTALLSFAIQLAAGCGLLFQLPLVLCLLVWFGIVSPGTLARAWRHAVFFIALGAAIITPGDGPSMLVLAAPLVVLYFLSVLVATALWKIRGHGRAKDAEGT
- the nrdR gene encoding transcriptional repressor NrdR, which codes for MKCPSCGHLEDKVIDSRSAKEGQAIRRRRECLQCRRRFTTYETVETTPLLVIKKDGRRESFSREKILNGLLRACEKRPIAAERLHSIVDGLEADLLRQGLDEVKSSEIGERVMEALHELDEVAYVRFASVYRHFKDLNQFLEELRSLLK
- a CDS encoding HNH endonuclease produces the protein MRDFSLTHLSDTVLLSDLAALIAHDRVTTAVVLAHIAEVDARRLYAPAGYPSMHAYCVGELRLSEDAASKRIQAARAARQFPALFDALADGRLHLAAVCLLAPHLTVESAEWLMEAATHRRKAEIEELLARLFPKLGLPAMVGAIPVVVPECVPAHVGDVLHQHAPGHVDGDAFTAGGGVDPAHALGHVGDSHAEVSATAESFFLKLTIGKSTRDKLRYAQDLLSHAVPSRDVAQVLDRALDALIVDLEKRKVGAGTRRRPKLTAPEPTALPAAGTRQHSRQRVPSRRGAPARDRYIPAQVRRAVWERDQGQCTFVGAAGHRCESRRLLEFDHIDPVARGGRATVEGMRLRCRAHNQYEAERMFGAGFMSQKRHEARLAAAESRARNVAESRARNVAEARARAALNMPRGMLEGTDARERAALEKECAARGQVRDVLAGLQNLGCRADQARRAAAIAANLHGVTLEERMRAALMCLGRG